The window GGCTGCAAAAGGGGGGGCGGcgaataaaataaattcatattattattattactattattattattattagcaacaCCAGCTGGGCCATGCTTTGTAGCCAGGGAGTCTCCtcctttgcaaaaaagaaaagtttgggaATTGCAACAGACTGGCATAGGCTTTCACCAGGTCGGGAATTGCATGACTGGGGAGGAAAGATATGAACCGTTGCGACCTTCGCCCTCTTTTTTTTGTTAAGTGGCTTGGCgttttttaaaagcccagcaTCCCCAGCCTTCGCAGGTAAAGCCTGGGATAAGATGGGGCTTGTAGTGCAAGAGCGCCCGGTTGGAGGAAGCTGTTTTCCGACGGAAAACGGACAAGGCGGCTCTTGGGCCTTTTTGGCCCGCCGCTAGCGATCTCCAAAAAGTTTTTTCCGGACGGCAGATAAATCCTCCCGGGCAAACCCTGCGAACCTTTGTTCATCAGCGACATGAACATTGCCCAGCTGTGTCATGTTGCATGCATTGCAAAACATCCTTGCGATTATGCAATTCACTTGGACAAAAACTTTctggcaggcaaaaaaaaaaaggagcaaggagTTGGTTGCAAACGGGCGCgcgcaaaacaaacaaatgaataaatattgaaatttcgccaccgcccatctcacctgagagtgactctgggtgatttgcaataaaactaaaataaatacaagttaaactacaataaaaccattattcttaaataatataaatatacagataaatatataaaatccaagatggggatgttaaaaagttcttaattaaagcGGGGTTATGTTGGGCCAAGGTGGCCTCTCGGCGGCAAAATGCGGCTTTTATCGCCGCCCGGAACTGTCTCGCGCGCGGGTCGCGTTTCCCGGGGGACCAAAGCGACCGTTGCACAAGGTCGCCGAAAATGGGTGGGAGGGGCCGGCGGCTTTTCCCCCCCAAACCGGAAGTGGTCCGGAATGGATACCCGCGTGCGCACGCTCTGCTCCCTGCGTGCTCGCGGACTGAAAACATGAAACTCTTGACCCACAACATGCTCACGTCTCACGTGCGGGGCGTGCGACCCGGAGGAGGGTTTCCCCTTCTCATAAAGGTAACGAGGGTTGCAAAGCCTGTTTCCCCAGCCCATGCTTCCTGGTAGGCTGGACTACATAGCCCATCGCTTCGGGCCGGCCTCTCCAGTCTTGCCCCTGGTAGGAGCTGGACTCCGAGCCCCATCCCCCAGCTAAGCTCCCCCAGTTCTGCATTCTCCGGCTgtgctggattacaactcccatcatccccaaccgcCCCCTCCCTTAGGTTTGTTAGTTTTAGAAATCCGGATGGGCACGAGATGGCAGCAGAGGGAGACAAAACTGGGCTGCCCTTTGAGGTGGGTCTGGTGGCCCCAAATCTAACACCCCCCCCATTGGAGCCTCCCGGCTTAGTCCTCCtcatcccatcatccccagcctggcTGTGGATCATTCTGCCTGGGAAGAATGGGAATAAGAATTGCAGCCTGCTTGATTGGGCCTGAGGCGTGCCCCATAACCATCGTAATTCGGGTTAAGCGTTTCCTGGGGTAATAGGGGAAGAAACGTGTgacctttctctctttttggccCGCAGGCTACAGAGGTGAAGGTGAACAACATCGATTTCAACCCAGATTTCACGGCACGGATGGTGCCCAAAATTGAGTGGGCGGCTCTGATGGAGGCTGCAGAAAGTGTAAGTCCTCAGCTGGCCTCGGGGTGCAGAGGGAGAAAGGCAGAACAGAGAAAACAGTGATCCAGGTCTTCCTTCGTCTAGTCAGCTGGTTGTTATAAATCATTGCGTTGCGTTCTTGAACATGTGtatgtttttcaatatttttatatttcctttcttgcAAGTTGCCCCGGGGAACCGTGGTGATAAAATCTATTTATTGCAATTCTATTCTGCTGCAATCAAAAAGTCTCTGATTTAGGAATATGAACAAACCTATGCTTGAAAACAGGTCCCAATTAGTgcggttaatgaatcccacaaatTGGTTGCGTTATTTGAAGTCGCGCTGTTCGAAGTGATCTTTCTACGGAAAATAGGGGAATTGGTTCCAGCTCGGTGGAAATAGGcaattaaattttttaaacataGGTTTTTATGTGTTCgttaatgaaatactgtataacagtAAAAGAGGATAAATCCGTACCAAAGTGTAGCTGCTATAGCCTGTATTCTTCAAAATCAGCctcttttttgagctttccttgAACAGAAACGTCCTCTTCTCCCCTTGGCACAAACCGGAATTAACATCTGAAACCCCAAGGGCAACTGCTCACACACTAGCCTCACACTAACTGAATTCTGGCTCTTATTAAACCCAACCTGGTATCAGTTTATAAGTCGCACTAAATAGAATTTCATGCTATCTGAACTCACGCTAATTGTGACTTACCTGTACATGAATGTAGTATGTATTTATTGAGGCTTCTCTGCTGCCCAATTCCTATTGGTTCAGGCTGAAGGAAGACTAGGAAGATCTGGCTTTGAGTCCACCCTCCGGCATGGAAGCTCACAGGGAGACTGTGTCAGTCAccttctttcagcccaacctaaatctcagggttgttgtgaggaaaataggaggaaggagtactgtgTACTctattggaattatcagggatcaactcagcattgtctcacaagcatagtgaGGGGTTTCTCTAGTAGACgtatctctgttgtgcttgtgggatgtcacgtgggtcacctgatttccatttcctcctcctcctcctcctcctcctcctcctcctcctcctccttggagaGCCATATTAGTTTTTGGTAGCCGAAACTcaagaggagtctggtagcacctttactgatttaatacattttattaaaaggcatcggCTTTTGTAAGCTGCGCTCACATCATCAGGTGCGTAGTGCTGCAGCTCGCGCAAGctggtgccttttaataaaaggtaTGTCACAAAAGGAGCTAGAGCAGATGTTAGGTACGAGTGACAGGGAACCAATACTGCTTTGCGTTGAGGGCAGTATTTTCCCCCCGAAATATTTGTGGGAGGTCATCCCCAGCAGAACCAAATGTGGATGGGAGTTAGCTTCATTCTCCTtgtctgttcctcctcctcctccccccggTTTGGCTGCTGAAAGGACAGATCGCTCTTAGCAGAGACCTAAACTGATGGGATGGCGAAggaaacaaaatcttgaaaggaaCTTAATGTGACTGATGGAGACAAACTGTGTAGGTAGCCAAGGATGTTCATGAAAAAGAGACAGATTGCAGAGGAAGCAGGAGGAGAAAACAAGGACAGAATTGTCAACTGTGTGTAGGGAGGGGCTGAGTTTGGGATCATGTTTCAAGCCCCCTCTAGAGAAGCCAGATGTCCCTTTGAAGCTTATTGGTAACAGACAactaacaggtagtcctcggctttAGACCATTCGCTTAGCggctgttcgaagttatgacagcagtggaaaaagtgacttacgactggtcctcgcacttacaaccgtcgcagcatccccatggtcacatgatcaaaattcaggcatttggcaaccggcatgtatttacaatggttgcagcatcccagagttacatgatcaccatttgcgaccttccaaGCTGGCtgctgacaagcaaaatcaatgggggaaacaggattcacttaacgactgtgtgatttgcttaatgaccacagaaaaaagtcataaaattggatgtggtcacatgatgcctcacttaatgactgcctcgcttagcgaccTGTGTCCCGGCCTCAATtgtgtcataagtcaaggactcccTTACAGCATACAGTAGATGGGGGATATACTCGTCCCTGGAGGTGAGCTTGTGACAATGACACCTGGTCTTCATTCCTTTCGCAGTTGGGTCACCGGTCAGATCTCCCCTCTGAGCCCATCACCGACTACGAGAAAAACGAAGATTTTCTTCGGAAAGTGCATCACGTCTTGATGGAGGTTTGACGCTTTACTTCTTTCTCCCTTAATTCATGGAACACGCCCAGCCAAGTCAGGAGAAtgctgtttctcttctgaaaAAGCAGCTGTGTGttctcgtcctcctcctcccccacaccCTAAACCTGGATCGCTCTTTCCCAGCTGATTCCGTTCCTTCTTTGATAGGTGGAGGTGATAGAAGGTGTATTGAAATGCCCGGACACGGGACGGGAATTTCCCATCACTAAGGGCATACCCAACATGCTGCTGAGCGAAGACGAGACATGAGCTGTTCTGCTGTCGAAAAAGTGCCAAGACATTCcgagagggggagggggggaatatcTTCCCTGCAACCGTCTCTGCATTATTCTTTTGTGTATGTAAATAAATAGGAATGCTTAAAAGGTACTTCTTGGTGTTGACACAGAGTCCTCGGATCGGTGTCTAGTAGATCTGTTTGGAAATTGAATCACAGTTCATGGGTACTGTGGCAAAATGCTGCCGCCCAGATGCCCCGGTCCTAAAACACTCCTATATCTTGAAACAAACCTttgtttttacaggtagtcctcacttaacaaacattcGATTAGTGACAgctcggacttacgacggtgctgaaaaaaactgacttacaaccagtcatcacacttacgaccgtcacagtgaCACCCctcttggtcatgtgatcacgatttgggtgcttggcaatgggtttgcatttacgaccgtcgcagcatcctgtggtcacatgatcgccatttctgagcttcctggccagcttctggcaatcaaaatcaatggggaactgtgtgactcacttaacaccCAGTGGTTAGCTTGACACCCAcggcgatttgcttaacaaccgccgcaaaaagtcgtaaa of the Candoia aspera isolate rCanAsp1 chromosome 17, rCanAsp1.hap2, whole genome shotgun sequence genome contains:
- the TRMT112 gene encoding multifunctional methyltransferase subunit TRM112-like protein, with amino-acid sequence MKLLTHNMLTSHVRGVRPGGGFPLLIKATEVKVNNIDFNPDFTARMVPKIEWAALMEAAESLGHRSDLPSEPITDYEKNEDFLRKVHHVLMEVEVIEGVLKCPDTGREFPITKGIPNMLLSEDET